From candidate division Zixibacteria bacterium HGW-Zixibacteria-1:
TTCATTATTTACTATGTAAGTCTGCCATATACATATATCTCCGCTGTGGCCGGATCTCTGAAATGGAAACAGCGACTCGGCCGTAAGCATCGGACTCCCGGCGACGGCCCTGTCGATATATGGCTGCATGCATCATCGATGGGCGAAGTCAAGGTGCTTGGAATTTTACTGGATCAACTGAAAGATGTTGACAACTCCTTGAAGATTTATCTGACGGTCATGACCGATGCCGGTTATAGTGCGGCCAGGAAGCTGGCCGGCAGTGATATTTCAGTCGGTTTTTTCCCGCTTGATTACCAGTCGGCTATAAACCGGTTTCTGGGAACCGTTCGTCCAAAATCCGCCGTCTTTATTGAGACCGAAATTTGGCCGAATATGATTAATACTCTCGGCCGGAACGATATCCCGATTTTCCTGGCTAATGGTCGTTTGTCCGAAAAAGCGTTCGGGAGATATCGATTTTTTAAGGAGGCCATGTCGGGCATATTGGCCAAATACACTCGAATGATGGTACAAAAGGATCTGGATAAACAAAGATTTGTCGGAATCGGGGCCCGTCCGGAAAAGATCGAAGTTGTCGGGAATCTAAAGTTCGATGCTCCGGTGGTTAAAATGCCCGCCGAAAAAAAAGAATCAATCCAGCGAAATTTGCCGTTCAACAACAACGCCAGAATTCTTATCGCCGGATCAACCAGAAACGGCGAAAATGAAATTATTCTGGACTGCTTTTTGAAACTGCTTCAGGAATTCCCTGAAGCGAGATTGATCTTGGTCCCCCGGCATCTTGACCGAATCGATATTATTTCAAATATGGCATCGACTCGCGCGCTTGAATCCTGCCTGTATTCCAACCTGAAGCAGAGTTCCGGTGATTGCCGGGTAATGATCGTCGATAAGATCGGCGTCTTGAATGATTTGTATCATGTATCCGATATCGCTTTTGTCGGCGGGACCTTGACGAATATCGGCGGGCATAACATTCTGGAACCGGTTTGGGCCGGAATCCCGGTGCTATATGGCCCATCCATTGCCAACGTCGTCGATAGTTCGGAATATATCCTGGCGTGTAATTTCGGGGCGCAGGTCAGTGACGGTAATGAGTTGTGTCAAAAATTAACTGCATACTTCAGGGGAACGCTGAAATTCAGGAAGAAAACCGATGTCCCGGCTGAACCGTCAAGAGCGCAACGTACGGCACAGATTATTCTTGGTGCATTAAAGTCCAATGCAAAAGATATGGTTCAAAATAACAAGTAATAAAAGTAATCCTCTTTATTGGCCCATCCTGGCATTTTTGTGGATTATATCGCTTTTTTATCGCCTGGGCTTCAGCCTGAAAATGCGTTTCACATCCGCAACCATCAGGACCAAAGCCGCTGTGGTCTCTGTCGGCAATTTGACTGTCGGGGGAACCGGCAAAACGCCCATGGTTATTGAATTGGCGCGGTATTTTGTTTTGATCGGCAGGAAAGTCGGGGTGGTGTCATCCGCCTACGGCAGACGGCATGATAAAGATATCATCGGCTCGGGAGAGGAACTGCAGTCAGGCAGCATTTTTGATCTTGGCGATGAGGTTATGGTGATGGCGCATGCTTTGCCGGAAGTGTCTTTCGGTATTTCAAAATCAAAATCCAACGCGGCGCGATTGCTGGATAACAATAATGAACTGGATGTAATTTTTGTCGATGACGGCTTTCAACATCGCCGATTGCATCGTGATTATGATATTTTGCTGCTGGAAGCCGGTCATGACATAAGGAAAGATTCAGTTTTCCCGCTTGGTTCCCTGCGCGAGCCGGTTGACAGTATCGGGCGGGCCGACGCCGTCATTTTTACCAAGACAAATTTCAGCCCGATTCAAATGGAATATCGGGAATGGGTCAGTCGGATCATGCAGGATAAAATATTGGCGGAGGTTGGGTATTTCAATGAAAATGCAATATCTCCTGATGAACGACTGACAATAGAAAGCCTGGCCGAAAGAAAAGTCTATTTTTTTGCCGGAATCGGCGGTTTTGACCGGCTTTTGAATTATCTCAAGACCCGCTTCAATAATCTGGCCGGTCACCGGCAGTTCCCCGATCACTGCAGCTATCCGCCCTCCGACGCCGCGCTTATAAAGAACGATATAGATAAACAGGGCCCCGAAATCGTAATTACTACATACAAAGATTTTGTTAAGCTGAGAAATTTTGATTTTGGACGGAAGATATATTATCTTGACTTGAAACTTGGATTCACGAACGGAGAAAAGGAACTGCTGAAGGCGCTTGAAAGTGTGGTGAACAAATAGATGGAAAAAAACTACGATTGTATCATTATAGGTTCCGGGATCGCCGGATTGTTTTTTGCCCAGAAAGTGGCCGATTTACTGCCCGACCGCAAGGTGGCCGTCATAACCAAAAAGAGCGAGACCGCTTCCAACACCAACTATGCTCAGGGCGGAATTGCCACGGTTACTTCCCGGACCGACAGTTTCGAGTCGCATGTCTCCGATACGCTGGTCTGCGGCGCCGGACTGTGCCATGAGGATGTCGTTCGGGAAATCGTGCACTCCGGGCCGGTCGTTATTCAAAAATTGGTTGGCATCGGTGTCAAATTTACACAGAAAAAAGGCGTTTATGATCTCGGTCGTGAGGGCGGGCATTCCGTCAACCGGGTCGTTCATGCCGCCGATCTGACCGGCCGCGAAATTGAACGGGCGCTTTTGACGGCATGCCGCGAAAAAGTAAATCTTGATATTTATAAAGATACCATTGCCCTTGATCTGATTACCTATCTTCACAATGGTCATCGTCAATGCGGCGGATGCTACACCTTCACTGCCCGTAATCGCGAGTTCAACAGTTTTTATGCGCCCGTGACTCTCCTGGCCACCGGCGGAGTCGGGCAGGTTTATTTTAATACCACCAATCCGAAGATTGCCACCGGCGATGGGGTGGCTATGGCGTACCGTGCCGGCGCCCGTGTGGGCAATCTCGAGTTCGTACAGTTTCACCCAACCACCCTGTACAATCCAGGTCGATGGCCGTTTCTTATCTCGGAAGCGGTCAGGGGCGAGGGCGGCATTCTGATGACCACCGACGGCAAACGATTCATGCAGCAATACCATAAGCTTAAAGAATTGGCCCCCCGCGACATTGTCGCCCGGGCCATCGATACCGAATTAAAAATATCGGGCGAAGATTATGTTTATCTGGATGTCAGTCATCTTGATCCGAAATTTATAAAAAAACGCTTTCCGAATATTTACAAGGAGTGCCTGCGACGCGGTTTCGACATCACCACAAAACCTATTCCCGTGGTGCCTGCCGCACATTATGAATGCGGCGGCGTGGTTGCCGATGTCTGCGGACGGACCGATATTATCGGGATGTATGTTTGCGGCGAGTCGGCCTTCACCGGTATGCATGGGGCCAATCGCCTGGCCAGTAATTCGCTTCTTGAAGCGGTCGTGATGGCCGATTATGCGGCCGATGATGCCGTAAAATATATTGAAAGCAACACCTTCCCGGCATCGCCCCCGGCCGAACAATGGCTGGCCTCTTCGATTTTCCAGAAAAAGGAAA
This genomic window contains:
- the lpxK gene encoding tetraacyldisaccharide 4'-kinase — encoded protein: MQKIWFKITSNKSNPLYWPILAFLWIISLFYRLGFSLKMRFTSATIRTKAAVVSVGNLTVGGTGKTPMVIELARYFVLIGRKVGVVSSAYGRRHDKDIIGSGEELQSGSIFDLGDEVMVMAHALPEVSFGISKSKSNAARLLDNNNELDVIFVDDGFQHRRLHRDYDILLLEAGHDIRKDSVFPLGSLREPVDSIGRADAVIFTKTNFSPIQMEYREWVSRIMQDKILAEVGYFNENAISPDERLTIESLAERKVYFFAGIGGFDRLLNYLKTRFNNLAGHRQFPDHCSYPPSDAALIKNDIDKQGPEIVITTYKDFVKLRNFDFGRKIYYLDLKLGFTNGEKELLKALESVVNK
- a CDS encoding L-aspartate oxidase — protein: MEKNYDCIIIGSGIAGLFFAQKVADLLPDRKVAVITKKSETASNTNYAQGGIATVTSRTDSFESHVSDTLVCGAGLCHEDVVREIVHSGPVVIQKLVGIGVKFTQKKGVYDLGREGGHSVNRVVHAADLTGREIERALLTACREKVNLDIYKDTIALDLITYLHNGHRQCGGCYTFTARNREFNSFYAPVTLLATGGVGQVYFNTTNPKIATGDGVAMAYRAGARVGNLEFVQFHPTTLYNPGRWPFLISEAVRGEGGILMTTDGKRFMQQYHKLKELAPRDIVARAIDTELKISGEDYVYLDVSHLDPKFIKKRFPNIYKECLRRGFDITTKPIPVVPAAHYECGGVVADVCGRTDIIGMYVCGESAFTGMHGANRLASNSLLEAVVMADYAADDAVKYIESNTFPASPPAEQWLASSIFQKKEKVVLSHDRRSLQRLMSDFLGIVRSTDRLKMAGQRVRMILNAINSYYYSQPVSYSIIELRNIATIADLIIRSATRRKESRGLHYVLDYPETDDVNWKRDSIIRPPNYIASGRHLRNKCRKY